The DNA window AAACGTGTGGATATTTTAGGGGCACAAAAGTAGGAGATGGGAAGTGTGTGGGGAGAGGATGGATTTAGCAACAGAACAATGTAAACATAATTGGTACATGAAGAAATAAGGCAAAGCAAGGTAGAAGGTCAGGTGTTGATACACAGCCATGAACAGGCTTTTTAGTGtactggccctgactggggattaagcctgcaacctaggtatgtaccccgaccaggaattgaacccacaacctttatgtgtatgggacaaagctccaaccaactaagccacccagccagggctttgccTTAACGTTAAGTGATATCACATGAAGTAAATTTGGGTATATTTTGTCAATGTCATATATCATAATAAATGACacattatttgcttgtttttcccTTAAGGCACAACTGTGACatctgatgaagaaaaaaatgtgaatcaTTATGTACAAGTTTTACAGAACCTACTACTAAGTGTTCCCACTAGGGAGCCAGCCAGCGAGAAAAAATCAGCATCTCCAAATAATGTTTACTCTACGAGATCGAAGGCATCAAAACTTAAGGCGATAATTACACCTGACAAAGCTTCAACTGAGAATCTTGTAACCACCCCTGTGAGTGATAGAACTACAAGTTTTCCGACTAGAAGCTTCTCACtggaacaaaggagaaaaaaaaatactaaaagtacAGCATTCTGGTCTATTAAACCAAGcaatatttctgttgttttacgTGCAAAGGAGCCTTATATTGTAAAGGAAgagccggagccggagccggagcAGGAGCCAAAAGTAAAACACACTGAGGCACCGATGCTATGGCCATATGTCACTGAATTTCCTCCAAGCCCTCCAAGTAGGAGCACTGACTGGGACACCTCCACTGAACTAGAAGATGTTCCTCAGCTCTTGGGTGAATATGAAacacaaacatttgaaaaacacCCACGAATTTTGGGTAatgaagaaattttgaaaaaaatttcagatatcagTTGGAAAGTGCATCAGGTACCTCTTGCTGAGAGCCTCCGGCCAGAATATAGGGAGGACATTCAGGCCGTCAGAGAGCACCTGAAACGAAGCCTGGCTGTAGCGGCGGCGGCAGAACACAGGTTGAGCAAGATGTATAGGTCCCAGTTATTACCACTAGGGCAAAACGGTTTCGAAATCGATGACGTTGAAACTGTTATTAACACGCTGTATAACTCCAGATCAAAGTTATCTCAATATTTAGATACTAGATATGTCCCATCGGAGATGAGAGGAAAAGCTATTACAGTAATcaatacattgaaaaaaatattatgtgtAAGTCGACTAGAAGTTCAAAACCTTATTAGGAAGTtattaaacaataatataaaaattttaaacctacTTGATGTTCCATGACAAAGGTGACTTAGGAGAACTTGGCATATATTCAGAGGCGGAATAAGCATATTAGTGATTCAAaagttgtataaaaatattttccattgttCAATGTGCTAACATCTTTATGTCACATGTTATGAAAATTTTTCATATGCACTAATATgctttatgatttaaaataaaattttggttcaggagtttgtagttttctttcattaattaattttaaaagttatgaagGTCTAGTCTTAGAAATGTTTAAGCTTTGATTTTGCTTGAGTAAATTAGTTAAATCCACCCTTTTTATAAGCATGAAGACACTGCAATCTATATATGTGGCTTGTTGATTGCCTATTAACATGAATTTTTAGGGTATATGGCTGTTATTACTCTTGAAGGGAATCTGAGTTTTCTGTCTGAATAGCATAGAAAAGTAGAGCTTGTATCAAAACTACTTTCATTTGGATATATGTATGCCTCCTTTGAGAGGTAGGTGATTTATTAAGATATCTCTTTCCCTTTGTTGTTAAGTATTTTTGGAGTATCCGTGAGGGACCGTGACCTGGACTGGTAGTAAAGTCATCCTCACTtacttctgttttgctttttaagtgCGTGTAAGTCCTACATTTCCATTAAGGTTTACTGTGTGTCGTGTACTCTATggtttttgacaaatgcataatgacatGTACCCACCATGGCAGGGTCATACACAGTAGTTTCccctaaaaatcccctgtgctccacctattcaCCTCTCCCTCTTTTTACCCCACGcctccaacccctggcaacccTGATATTTTTAGTCTCTacacttctgccttttccagaatgtcatatagcaTAGGCAGAAGCGTGTAGTGTACAGACTTcaaattggcttatttcacttagcaataggTATTTAAGGTCCCTCCATGTCTTTCGCGGCtggatagctcatttcttttactGCTAAATAGTATTACATTGTATAGATACACCACAATTTTTCCAGtttattgaaggacatcttggttgcttccaagatttggtgattatgaataagGCTGCTGTCAACACCTGTGTATGGGTTTTTGTGTAGACACAAGTTTTCAATTGTGCCAGTTCTTTCAAACTTTGGAACATACAATATTTTAGCAAACTTTTACATTTTGGCTGATATGATAGATGAAAAATACTATTtagttattgttttaatatataattctTTAATTATGAGTGAAGTTGGACTTCTTTTcacacttacatttttatttctggaaatggTCTGTTCATGTTTAGTTCTCTATTGGTTTGCTTTTTATTAGTGATAAAAACCTTTTTATATAATGAAGATTTGGAATTTTGTatcatatttttacaaatattaggTCCAGTTTATTATTCATCTTTCAACTTTTCCAGGtagaaacttaaaatatttttgaatcaaatttatactttttttctttggggGCCTTTACGTTTTGTGTTCTGCCTTTTCCACTCTGAGGTTTTACAATATTCCTGTTTCATTCTAGTGTTtcaattgttttatctttttttctttaaaaaaaaaaccacgctTTTTAAAAGCAGTTGCAGGCaaattgagcagaaggtacagaggtTCCCTATGTGCACCGTACCCGTCACCGCAAAGCCTTCCGCGTTGTCAGTATCCGCACCAGAGAGGGGCATGTGTTACCACTCATGAACCCACACTGACACACCATTGTAATCCAAAGTCCACAGTACACATTAGGGTTCACTTCGGTGGTGTACATCCTGTGGGTTTGGACAAGCGTATAATTACGTGTGTGACCTTTATAGTATCCCTGACCTGAAATTCCTCCCTGCTCTGCTTAGATGTCCCTCCATCCCCGCGAACACCTGGCAGCCGCTAATCTTTTTAGTCTCTCCTTGCTTTCCCGTTTTCCAGAATGTCAGAAAGTTGGGATCATATAGTGTATAGCCTCTTCACATCGGCTTTTGTCACTTAGAAATAGGCATGTGAATGTCtttcatgtctttttatggctggatGACTCATTCAGCGGTAgctctgaataatattccatcgtggGAAGGTACCATAGTTTGTTTAGCCATTTACTCATTCAATGATTCTTTGGTTTGTTCTAAGTTTGGGCAATTATTTATAAAGCTTCtaaaaacatccatgtgcaggtgtt is part of the Desmodus rotundus isolate HL8 chromosome 7, HLdesRot8A.1, whole genome shotgun sequence genome and encodes:
- the SPESP1 gene encoding sperm equatorial segment protein 1, producing MPVRSLVLLVVLLLWPSFLPAYPSTTVTSDEEKNVNHYVQVLQNLLLSVPTREPASEKKSASPNNVYSTRSKASKLKAIITPDKASTENLVTTPVSDRTTSFPTRSFSLEQRRKKNTKSTAFWSIKPSNISVVLRAKEPYIVKEEPEPEPEQEPKVKHTEAPMLWPYVTEFPPSPPSRSTDWDTSTELEDVPQLLGEYETQTFEKHPRILGNEEILKKISDISWKVHQVPLAESLRPEYREDIQAVREHLKRSLAVAAAAEHRLSKMYRSQLLPLGQNGFEIDDVETVINTLYNSRSKLSQYLDTRYVPSEMRGKAITVINTLKKILCVSRLEVQNLIRKLLNNNIKILNLLDVP